GGGTTCGAGCAGCAATCTCACCCATTTCTTGTCCCGGATAGTGAATAGTGCTCAGTGCTGGTTCTACTACCCTGGATAGTAAATCATTGTTAAACCCGACTACTGCAATCTGTTGCGGCACCTTAATATCCGCTCTTTGTAGTTCGCTTATGATAGCTGCCGCTTGGGTATCGCTAACGCAAAAAAGCCCATCAGGCAACGTGTCCATCGCCAGAATATCTTGAGCAGTATTGCCCGGATTTACATCGCGCAGGTCGGGGAAAAGCACTAACGATGGGTCATAATCCAAGCCAAAATCTTGCAGTGCCTGCTTATATCCCGAATGACGACCCTCATAAACACTAGACCGTAGATTTCCCGCCACGTGCACCACTCGTCGACATCCCTGCTCAAGCAGGTGCTGAGTAGCACTGTAGCCTGCCTGAAAGTTATCAATGGTAATGCAAGTGCAGTTGGGGGCTTCAATCACGCGGTCGTAGAAAATTAGGGGGATTTCTTTTTGTAGTATAAACTGAAAATGTTCAATGTCTTCAGTATCACTAGCCAAAGAAACCAATAAGCCATCTACCCGACTGTTAAACATCGTATCTACATTCGACCGCTCTTTTCTAACCGACTCCAACGACTGACTGATAATGAGGTTGTAACCCGACTGGTTAGCTATTTTTTCAATACCAGCAATGACGGTAGAAGTAAAGTAGCTATTCAGGTGAGGAACAATAACTCCGATAGTGTTCGTTTTCTGTTTACGAAGGTTACTAGCGAAAATATTTTGTTGATAGCCCATCCGGCGAGCCGTCTCGTGAATTTTTTCCCGGGTTTGCTTCTTAATTGCCGGGTGATCGTTTAATCCCCGACTTACGGTAGCTGCTGAAATTTGCAGTTCCTTCGCAATGTCATATATGGTAATATCTTTAGAGTTCTTCATTCCCCGAAGCAAGAAAGTTGTCGATCAGAAAGCAGTTTTAACAGATAATTGCAAACCCAATATATGTACGAATAATAGGAAATTTTATTATTTTGCAATCGGTTACGTATAATGATATATCTTAGGCGTTAAACTAACTATACAAAAATAACAAAATTAAGCTCGGTTATAAATTCTGCAAATGGCTATTTTATGCAGTGCTTTAAGGAGTATCAGCTCCTTAGCTATTTGAGAATCATTTAGTAACAGACAGTCGGCTTTCTCATCATTGAATTTACGTTAAGCAACCACCTAAATCAGTATTTATGTTTTTAACTCCAGTTCTACAGTGCTTATCACTGGTTTTAGTATCTGGTATTTTTGGAATTAGCACAACCGCCCCGCGACCATCAGTAGATATTTACGTAGATGCTGGTGTGTACAATCGGTTTAATACCCCTGTTTCAGTTACACTGGAGAGCGTAGCTATTTCTTTATCAGGGGATAACTTTCAGCTAGTAGAAATGGTGGAAGGGGAAGAAAAGCCCGTTGCGGCTCAGTGGGAGGGAGGGTACACCCCTAGGTTACATTGGATTCTGAAAGGGGAGACTCGGGCCGGAACCACTCGCCACTTTATACTAAAACCTTCTTCCGATACCCCAAAAAACCGTCCACCTGAGGTAGTTGCTGAAGATAACGGGCAAGCTCTGCAACTAAAGATCAACGATCAAGACGTCTTGTCGTATCACTACGGTCTTACTCCCGTGCCGGAGGGAGTCTCTGAGCGCTATCGTCGCGGTGGGTACATTCATCCACTGCGTTCGCCTAACGGTGGGGTCCTTACCCGAATACAACCGCCCGATCATTACCACCACTACGGGGTCTGGAACCCCTGGACGACCACCGAGTTTGACGGGAAGGAACTAGATTTCTGGAACCTTTACAAAGGTCAGGGAACGGTGCGGGTGAAAGATATTCCTCTGGTGGTGGAGGGTGAGGTCTTTGGCAAATTAACTGCTACTCATGAGCACGTAGTGCTGGATACACTCAATGCCCAAAATAGCCAAGTTGCCTTAAATGAGGGCTGGGAGGTGCGCGCGTGGAATACTCAATCCGATGGCTTTTTGGTAGATTTTATCTCTACCCTTAATCCGGCTACCGCATACCCGTTCACTATTAAAGAATATCGTTACCAAGGCTTTGGCTTTCGGGCCAATGAGCAATGGAATGACGAAAGTGCTACGCTAATCACCTCTGGCGGATTAAATAAATCGGATGGAAACGGAACCCGGGCTCGTTGGTGCTATGTAGAGGGACCCACGGATGCCGGACCAGCGGGAGTCCTCTTCATGACGTATCCTACCAATTTTAACTATCCCGAGAAAATACGTGTTTGGCCTACGGGTGCAAACGATGGTAAGGAGAATGTCTTTTTCAATTTTAATCCGGCAATGGATCGCGATTGGACTCTGCAGCCCGGTCAGGAGTACTCGCTCAAATACCGGATGCTTACCTACGATGGTAAAATGGACGCAGCTACTGCTGAGCGTCATTGGCAGGATTTTGCCCATCCACCCCAAGTAGAGATGTCTAGCCAGCCTTCATTGGAAGGAAAGAAATTACTGCTTTACACCAAGAATGGCAAAGGCTACGTTCACGAAAATATTCCGTACAGCATTGAAGCCATTCAGAAGTTAGCGGACGAACATAAGTTTGAAGTCATTGCTTCTGAAGATCCTGCCCAGTTTACTACCGAGAATTTGCAGCAGTACGATGCCCTAATCTTCTCCAACACGAATAATGATGTCTTTGATACTCCCAAACAAGAGCAGGCATTTAAGCAGTACATGCAGTCGGGTGGACGGTTCGTGGCCATTCACTCAACTTGTGGTTCCGAACGGGACTGGCCCTGGTTTTGGAGAAACTTAGGTGGTAAGTTTGTGCGTCATGCTCCTATTCAAGATTTTAATGTGAAAGTAGTCGATAAAACGCACCCCTCTACCTATTTCTTACCTGAAATCTGGAGTATAAAAGAGGATGAGTGTTACTATCTAAATCAACTGAATCCTAATATTCACGTACTAGTCGCATCAGATTTAACTACCGTAGAGGACGGTAAAAAGTCAGAATACCCCGGTGAGATTTTTGGTGATACTTTTCCCACAACTTGGTGTCATACTACCGATGGAGGGCGTCAATGGTATACTTCCTTGGGTCATCGTCCCGAACATTATTCTGACCCAATATTTATGAAACATATTTTAGGCGGAATTCGATGGGTACTTAGCGATGAAGCCCCTTAATTACTTATTAACGCATTCAAACATTCAATTATTCAAATATCATGAATAGACGAGATTATCTTAAAAAAACACTAGCAACCACTACCGGAGCTTTCTTCGTACCCACTATTGTTCCGTCCAGCGTTTTTGGTAAAAATGCTCCCAGCAACAAAATTCAAGTAGGGCAGATCGGCTTCGGACGCATCGCTATGTCACACGATTTACCCGAAACCATGAAGCACGATATATCGCGGGTAGTTGCTGTGTGCGATGTAGATAGCAAGCGTAAAGAAGACGGTAAAAAGTTTATCGAAAAGTGGTATGCTGATAATAAGAAAAAGGAAAACTTCGTCGACGTAAAAATGTACGATGATTACCGGGAGATGCTAGCTAGTCCTGATATCGATGCCGTAATCGTAAGTACCCCCGATCACTGGCACGCCCAGCCCGCCATTGAGGCTGCTTTGGCCGGGAAAGCGGTGTACCTACAAAAACCCACCTCGCTCACTATTGAAGAGGGGCGGGCAATGAGCGATATCATTCACCAAACTGGCGCAGTTTTTCAGTTGGGTAGCCAACAGCGTTCAATGAACCCCTGGCCTCAGTTTAAGCGGGCTTGCGAGTTGGTGCGAAACGGGAGGATTGGCGAGATTAAAACGGTTAAGGTTGGTTTGCCGAGTGATCCTTCCGGCGGAGAAATGGTTCCAACCGATATACCCGATCACCTGAACTACGATATGTGGCTGGGCTCGACCCCTTACGTACCTTACACCGAAGAGCGGGTGCACCCCCAGCCTCCGTTTACCGATAACAAATCACAATTCTCCCGACCGGGTTGGCTTCGCTGCGAGCAGTTTGGGGCGGGCATGATTACTGGCTGGGGTGTTCACCATATTGATATTGCCCACTGGGGCATGGGTACGGAATACACCGGGCCGATAGAAGTAGAAGCTACCGCCAAATTTCCCGAAACCGGGCTGTGGACCGTACACGGACCCTACAATGTAAAAAGTAAGTACGCTAATGGGGTAGAGATGATTGTGGATGGTGAACTACCCAACGGAGTACGCTTTGAAGGAACGGAAGGCTGGATTTTTGTTTCCCGGGGCAATGTAGGTGTTACCGCTTCTGACCCCAACCTCGGTAAATCCGAAGCTTTTATGGCGAGCGATCCAAAGATACTGGAGTCAGAAATTAGCCCGGATGAAATTCAGTTGTACGAAAGCCAGGAGCAGCACGGCAACTGGCTAGATTGTATCAAGTCGCGTGAATTGACTATTTCCCCGGCTGAAGTAGCCCACCGTTCGTGCTCGGCCTGTTTGGTGTCGCATATTGCTATGAAACTACCTCGTAAACTCTACTGGGATCCCATCAATGAGCGCTTCAAGAATGATGATGAGGCCAACTCCATGCTATCCCGTTCGCAGCGTCACCCCTGGGGTTACGAGCACGTAGATGCCCTCAAAGCGAGTTATGGGAGATAGGTGAGATAGTGTTAGGGTTTTAGAGTGTTACGGTGCTTGAGTTTAGAGTTCTACGTTTACCAAGTATGAACTCAAAACCAAATTACTATAACACATTAACACTAAAACACTTCAGAACTCCGGCACTACACTTTTTTTATTACCTTAGCAACCGATTACAATAACCCAACGAATGAACCAATCAATTCGAGCAGTTACCTTTATGCTCATTTTATCGGCCTGTGGTGGAACCAATCAAGATCAAGCTGATGCTACTGAAGAACAGTCAATAGCTAACCAATTTACCGGAGCAGACGATGAAGTAAAGTTAATGACCGTAGACCCTGGTCATTTCCATGCGGCTTTGGTGCAGAAGTTTATGTACGATCAGGTAGATTCGGTAGTGCAGGTGTATGCTCCCGAGGGTAAAGACTTACAGTTACACCTACAGCGAATTGAGGGCTTCAATACCCGCAGCGATGAACCTACTGCTTGGACACAGGAGGTTTACACCGGGCCTGATTTCTTCTCAGCGATGATACAAGAACAGCCCGGCAATGTGGTAGTGCTATCGGGTAATAATGCTAAGAAGACGGAGTATATTCAGCAATCGGTAGAAGCCGGGTTGAACGTGCTGGCGGATAAACCGATGGTGATCCACCCCTCTGAGTTTCCTAAGCTAAAATCAGCGTTAGCTACCGCTCAGGAACAGGACGTGCTACTGTACGATATTATGACCGAGCGCTACGAGATTACCACCATGCTCCAAAAAGCACTATCGCAAAAAGCAGAAGTGTTTGGTGAATTGGAAATGGGTGCCCCAGATAATCCGGCGATCTCTAAAGAAAGCATTCACCATTTTTCTAAGGAAGTGGCGGGTAGCCCACTAATTCGTCCCGCTTGGTTTTTTGATACTGAGCAGCAGGGTGAAGGTATTGTAGATGTCTCTACGCACTTGGTAGATTTAATCTTATGGGAATGCTTTCCTGAAGAAGGAATTGATACTACGGAAGTAGCGGTGGTAAGTGCCCGACGCTGGGCAACCGAACTGACCCCAGCTCAGTTTGAGAAGGTAACCGGAATGGCTGAGTTTCCCGACTACTTGCAGAAAGATGTACAGAATTCAGTGCTGAACACGTATGCGAATGGTGAATTTGTCTTTACTGCTCGAGGTGTCCACGGCAAGGTAGCCGCTATCTGGAATTTTGAAGCTCCCGAAGGGGCTAAAGATACCCACTATTCCATCATGCGGGGAACAAAAGCAAATTTAGTTATCCGACAAGACGCGCCGCAAAATTACCAACCGGCATTGTACGTAGAGCCAATCGGTGAGACAGCAGGTTTTGAAGAAAAGCTGAAAGCTGCCCTTAATGAGCTAAGTGGTGAGTACCCTGGGCTAAATATGCGTACATCGGAAAGCGGCTGGGAGGTACTGATCCCTGAAGAATACAAAGTAGGTCATGAAGCCCATTTTGCTCAAGTGACTGAAAAGTATCTGGAATACTTAGTAGCGGGAGAGATACCTGATTGGGAGGTGGCGAATATGCTCACGAAGTACTATCTTACCATGCAAGCTTACGAGATGAGCCGAAACAATTAGCAATGTACAGTGAACAGTTAGCAATTGGTAGTGAAGCTTAGAACAATTTGTAATTAGCAATCAGCAATCAAACAATTGAGCCATCGAGTATTTGAGCTTATGAAAATAAAAATTTGGGTCGGGTTGGCCACTTTTCTGCTAATTGGCTGTGCTCAGGAAGAGGAGATAAAGACACTCCGGTTGGGGCATGGCTTATCGGTAGACCATTCGGTGCATCAGGCAATGATGTTTATGGGAGATCGGCTGAAGGAAAAGTCAGAGGGGAAGATGGAGCTTAAAGTATACCCCAGCGAACAGCTCGGTTCAGAACGGGAATGCGTAGAGCTACTCCAGTTCGGTAGTTTGGCCATGACCAAAGTATCGGCAGCAGTAATGGAAGGTTTTGTCGATAAATACCGGGTGTTAGGCTTGCCGTATCTATTTGAAAGCAAAGCCCACGCTTTTAAAGTATTGGATAGCGATGTCGGTAAAGAAATTCTGGAATCAGGTGAGTCTATTTGGCTACGGGGGCTAGGCTTTTACGATTCGGGCTACCGCAGCTTCTACACCAAAGATCGCCCGATTAATACGCCCAGTGATTTGTCGGGGATGAAAGTTCGGGTTATGTCCAGTATCAACTCTATCAATATGGTAGAAGCGATGGGTGGCTCACCCACCCCAATTTCTTTTGGAGAACTGTATACGGCTTTGCAGAGTGGGGTTGTTGATGCGGCGGAGAATAACCCGCCTAGTTTTTATCTATCGCGCCACTATGAGATTTGTAAGTACTATTCTATCGACCAGCATACCCAAGTACCCGATGTATTACTGATTAGTCAGATTATTTGGAATGAGCTAAGCCCTCAGGAACAGCAGTGGGTGCAGGAGGCTGCCGACGAATCAGTAGTGTATCAGCGAGAACTATGGGAAGCCTCAGAGCAAGAAGCGATGGACGCAGTGAAAGCCGCCGGAGTAGAAGTCAACTATCCCGATAAAAGCCCTTTTCAGGAAGCGGTAGAAAGTGTATACGAGCCATTTAAAGATAACGAAGAACTGAACAGCCTCATTCAACGCATAAAAGCGGCCTCATAGCCCACGATATGACTTTACGAAATACAGTTGATAAGATAGTACGATGGTTGCTGGTTGCCCTCATGGCGGCTATCGTGGTTGACGTAACCATCCAGGTAGTCAGTCGCTATTTATTTCAATCGCCTTTTAGCTTTACCGACGAACTAGCCGGGTTTCTGCTCATCTGGGTAGGACTTTTGGGTTCGGCCTACGCCACCGGGGAAAAACAACACTTAGCCATTGACTTAATTTCGGGCGGAATGTCCCCGGAAAGAAAACGCCAACTGGATATTCTCATCAATGTTATTGTCGTGATATTTGCTTTGGGAGTGCTGGGGGTAGGCGGGTTTTGGCTAGTATACACCAGTTTCTTGTTTGGGCAAATATCGGCTGCCCTGGAACTTCCCCTGGGCTTTGTGTATCTGGTGGTGCCCGTATCCGGATTGCTCATTGCCTACTACGCCATTGATAATACCCGAACTGCAAGTGAAAGGTGATAATGGATAATTGGAAATGTGAGATGTGAAATGTGAGAAGTTAGAGGTTAAGTCAAAAAAAGACAATTTTCCAAAACCCAAAACCCAAAACCCAAAACCCAAAACCCAAAACCCAAAACCCAAAACCCAAAACCCAAAACCCAAAAAATCAGCAATTGAACAATCAACCAACTAATGGAAGCTACCGAAGTCCTTATTCTTGTTTTTAGCTTTGTGATCTTTATTGCTATCGGCGTTCCTATTGCCTACTGTATCGGCATTGCCGGGGTCATCACCATGCTACTCTCCATTGACTACCTTCCGGCGGTGACCACCTTTGCCCAACGAATGGCAACGGGGCTTAACAGTTTTACCCTACTGGCAATTCCCCTCTTTATTTTGGCGGGGCAACTGATGAATACTGGAGGAATTGCCTCCCGGCTGATTGAATTCGCGAAGGTACTGGTAGGTCGCTTACCGGGTGGTCTGGCGGTGGTAAACGTACTAGCGAATATGCTATTTGGTGCCATATCCGGGTCGGCCGGAGCGGCTGCTTCAGCAATTGGAACCATCATGCACCCCCGAATGAAAAAAGAGGGCTACGATGAGAACTTCAGTGCCGCCGTAAATATAACCTCGGCTACTACCGGGCTGGTAATCCCGCCCAGTAACATTCTGATTATTTACTCACTGGCAAGTGGGGGAGTGTCTATCGCAGCATTATTTTTGGCGGGTTACTTACCGGGGGTATTGACTGGCTTAGCCCTTATCGGTTTTGCTACGGCTTACGCGTATCGTCACAATTATCCTACCGGAGAGAAAGTGCCATTGCGGGAGGGGATACAGAAGTTCTTGGCAGCCCTGCCTAGCCTATTGCTACTCGTTATCATCCTCGGTGGAATTGTAGCGGGGATATTTACCGCCACTGAAGCTTCGGGCGTAGCGGTGCTGTACTGCTTAGCCCTCGCATTTATTTATCGCGAAATTAAGGTGAGCGATTTACCCGATATTTTGATACGAACCACACTGACCACCTGTATCGTGCTGCTAATGGTTGCTGCTTCAATTGGCCTTTCTTGGGTCATGGCTTACGAAGAAATTCCCCAAAACGTTAGTGCCGCCTTGCTCACCCTGAGTGATAGTCCGTTTTTGATCTTGTTGATCATTAACATGATTCTGCTTTTTGTAGGAATATTTATGGATATGACCCCCGCGGTACTAATCTTTACTCCAATATTTCTTCCGATAGTCACTCAGCAACTGGGCATTGACCCGGTTCACTTTGGCATTATTCTGATAGTCAACCTCTGCGTTGGTTTATGTACCCCGCCCGTAGGTACTGTATTGTTCATTGGGTGCAGTGTGGCTAATATTAAAATTCAGTCAGTAGTGAAGCCTCTGCTGCCCTTCTTTGTGGCGATGGTTGTGGTATTGCTGCTAGTCACGTACATTCCTGAAATCAGCCTGTGGTTACCTCGCCAATTTGGGTTCTAAATGAATTACAGTTTATAAGGAACAGAAGTGGTGGGATCGAAGAAAAAGAGAGTTCATCCTTCAATTTATTCTTTGAAAGACAAACTCTCTCATAAATTTAGGCTTTTCTCCTACTGGTTGAGCGGTATTTCTACCAATCGTTTGCTTTTTTTTAGGTAGCGAACCGTAGCATAGCTCACGGTAAGCAGCACAAAAAGCGTAATTAAATAGGGGAGTAGCGTATCTACCGCTGGCCGTCCTCCTGATCGGTACAGGGTGTTTGCTGTTACCAGCACTGCGGCTGCCGTCCAGATATATGTGGTATTGTATTCTTTAAGAACCGCCCGACGCCCGTTAAACTGCATACTTCTTAGGGTGCTGCCCAATCCAGATAGTGCCGGCAGCCACCGGTTCACATCTTGTTGGTACGATTGGTAAGCCTGCCCAAATTTAGCTGCCAAGAAGTGCTCTTCTGCCATCACAATAGCCTGGTAGAACAAGACGAAGATCGGAGTGATAACAGTTACGAAGATCAGCGAGTTGGCCATTACTCCCAACCCGAGAATCATCAGGATGTTTCCTACGTACAAGGGGTTTCTACAGTGGCTAAATAGTCCGCCAGTCACTAATTCTTCGGCGTATACTTTATAGTTTTTACCGCCTCGGATAATGTACTGCAAACCAATTGTGGTAATCCGAATAGTCTGTCCTGAGAGGGCAATCATAAATCCTAGCCCAATAGCCAGCCACGGGTGGACAGTCAGCGGAGGTGAGGGAATAAAGAGTAAAGCGTAGAAAACGGGAAACAGGCTATTACGATAGCGAAAAAGAAAGTTGCCAAATTTTACCATTATTTCATTGCAATTATGCCACAGAAATTATACCATTTAAAAAAGACTTCTTGGTAACGAAACCCAGTAGCCTCGAGCAGGGCTTGATTCTCCTTCAATTTATAGGGGATCAGCACATTCTCCAGGGCTTCCCGTTTTTGAGAAATCTCCATTTCGCTATAGTTATGGCGCCGTTTCATGTCATAATAGTACTTGATAAATAGGCGATTAAACAGCGAGTCTTCCCCCAAGACCTTCTCTACAATAATTAAGCACCCATCATTGTTAAGCTGTCGGTAAATATCCTGAATAAGCCTTTCCCGGTAGAGCGGACGGACAAACTGAAGAGTCAAGCACATGATAGCCACCGAAGCCGATTCCAGCGTGATTCCCTGGTTTAAATCGGCTGATACCAAATCAAAATTACGGGTAAGTCCCGCTTGCTCGAAGTTATTACGACATTTATTCAACATCTCCGGAGACTCATCAATCCCTACAAAGCGAACAGATGGGTCAACCACTGGATCAAGGTTTAAAAGCGTAGTGCCGGTAGAGCACCCGAGGTCATAAACGGCTTGGTTGGGCTGAGCAAAATCGGCTACTAATTCGGTTAACATTCGTTGAATCTCTCCGTAGAAAGGAACCGAGCGCGAAACCATGTCATCAAAGACCTGAACCACGTTCTCTCCAAATTTAAAATCGCCCATCGCATTAGGGCGGTCAAATACTTGATCTCTTTCTTTGTCCATGAGCATATAGTTAGATTATAAGTTTTTCCTATTATTTTATTCTGTATTTCAGGAAAAGAGAATGGTAAAAGAAGGGTGAATATAAGTTCTCTAATGCGAAAAACTGTGCTAACTTAGCCAAATATTCATAGTAACACAATACGCTATTCAACTGAAAGATTATGGAAAACAGCGACCTTTTTACTATTTCTGGAAAAATAATTGTCATCACCGGTGGCGCTGGGGTGCTCGGTGGGAAGATGGCAACGATGTTGCTGGAGCATCAGGCCAAAGTGGTGATTCTGGACTTAAACCAATCATCGATTGACCAAAAGCTGAAAGAGTTACACGCCATCAGTGACAATGCTGTTGGTTACCCTTGTGATGTTACCTCCCAGGAGAAGCTGGAAACGGTAAAACAGCAGATACTAGACAAGTGGGGGCGAATTGATGTGTTAATCAACGCTGCGGGTGGTAATATGCCCGGCGCAACCGTAGCTCCCGATCAAACGGTATTTGATGTATCGGTTGATGCTTTGCAAAAAGTACTGGATCTCAACCTGATGGGTTCAGTACTGCCTACATTGGTGTTGGGTAAGGTAATGGCCGATCAAAAATCGGGTAGTATTATCAATATTTCTTCCATGGCTGCTACCCGTTCTATTACGCGAGTGCTGGGGTATTCGTTGGCGAAGGCGGGTATCGATATCTTCACTCGGTGGATGGCTACTGAGATGTCCTTAAAGTTCGGTGATGGTATTCGAGTGAACGCAATTGCTCCGGGTTTTTTTATCGGAGAGCAAAACCGCCGCTTGCTTACTAACGAAGACGGTTCGCTTACCGACCGGGGTAATACGATCATCAAAAATACACCGATGCAACGCTTCGGTGAAGCAGAAGAACTGAACGGGACAATTCTCTACCTTTGCAGTGATGCTTCCAAGTTTGTAACCGGAACCATTGTGCCTATCGACGGCGGGTTCAGTGCATTCAGTGGAGTATGAGTAAGAATACTTCACAACATTATTTGTATCCTACCTGGCGCTGGTTTGGTCCGTCGGATGGAGTTTCCCTGAGTGAGATTAAACAAGCAGGGGCAAAGGGTATTGTTACGGCACTTCACCATATTCCCTGCGGTGAGGTGTGGTCAGTAGAAGAAATCCGACAGCGACAGCAAACGCTTGAAGCGGCTGGTTTCAACTGGACAGTGGTAGAGAGTGTAAACATTCACGAAAGC
This region of Tunicatimonas pelagia genomic DNA includes:
- a CDS encoding methyltransferase family protein, with the protein product MVKFGNFLFRYRNSLFPVFYALLFIPSPPLTVHPWLAIGLGFMIALSGQTIRITTIGLQYIIRGGKNYKVYAEELVTGGLFSHCRNPLYVGNILMILGLGVMANSLIFVTVITPIFVLFYQAIVMAEEHFLAAKFGQAYQSYQQDVNRWLPALSGLGSTLRSMQFNGRRAVLKEYNTTYIWTAAAVLVTANTLYRSGGRPAVDTLLPYLITLFVLLTVSYATVRYLKKSKRLVEIPLNQ
- a CDS encoding TRAP transporter small permease, with the protein product MTLRNTVDKIVRWLLVALMAAIVVDVTIQVVSRYLFQSPFSFTDELAGFLLIWVGLLGSAYATGEKQHLAIDLISGGMSPERKRQLDILINVIVVIFALGVLGVGGFWLVYTSFLFGQISAALELPLGFVYLVVPVSGLLIAYYAIDNTRTASER
- a CDS encoding LacI family DNA-binding transcriptional regulator codes for the protein MKNSKDITIYDIAKELQISAATVSRGLNDHPAIKKQTREKIHETARRMGYQQNIFASNLRKQKTNTIGVIVPHLNSYFTSTVIAGIEKIANQSGYNLIISQSLESVRKERSNVDTMFNSRVDGLLVSLASDTEDIEHFQFILQKEIPLIFYDRVIEAPNCTCITIDNFQAGYSATQHLLEQGCRRVVHVAGNLRSSVYEGRHSGYKQALQDFGLDYDPSLVLFPDLRDVNPGNTAQDILAMDTLPDGLFCVSDTQAAAIISELQRADIKVPQQIAVVGFNNDLLSRVVEPALSTIHYPGQEMGEIAARTLIRQLNNESQDEQNTIVIKHHLIKRASSLRE
- a CDS encoding Gfo/Idh/MocA family protein, whose protein sequence is MNRRDYLKKTLATTTGAFFVPTIVPSSVFGKNAPSNKIQVGQIGFGRIAMSHDLPETMKHDISRVVAVCDVDSKRKEDGKKFIEKWYADNKKKENFVDVKMYDDYREMLASPDIDAVIVSTPDHWHAQPAIEAALAGKAVYLQKPTSLTIEEGRAMSDIIHQTGAVFQLGSQQRSMNPWPQFKRACELVRNGRIGEIKTVKVGLPSDPSGGEMVPTDIPDHLNYDMWLGSTPYVPYTEERVHPQPPFTDNKSQFSRPGWLRCEQFGAGMITGWGVHHIDIAHWGMGTEYTGPIEVEATAKFPETGLWTVHGPYNVKSKYANGVEMIVDGELPNGVRFEGTEGWIFVSRGNVGVTASDPNLGKSEAFMASDPKILESEISPDEIQLYESQEQHGNWLDCIKSRELTISPAEVAHRSCSACLVSHIAMKLPRKLYWDPINERFKNDDEANSMLSRSQRHPWGYEHVDALKASYGR
- a CDS encoding TRAP transporter substrate-binding protein codes for the protein MKIKIWVGLATFLLIGCAQEEEIKTLRLGHGLSVDHSVHQAMMFMGDRLKEKSEGKMELKVYPSEQLGSERECVELLQFGSLAMTKVSAAVMEGFVDKYRVLGLPYLFESKAHAFKVLDSDVGKEILESGESIWLRGLGFYDSGYRSFYTKDRPINTPSDLSGMKVRVMSSINSINMVEAMGGSPTPISFGELYTALQSGVVDAAENNPPSFYLSRHYEICKYYSIDQHTQVPDVLLISQIIWNELSPQEQQWVQEAADESVVYQRELWEASEQEAMDAVKAAGVEVNYPDKSPFQEAVESVYEPFKDNEELNSLIQRIKAAS
- the cmoA gene encoding carboxy-S-adenosyl-L-methionine synthase CmoA, whose protein sequence is MDKERDQVFDRPNAMGDFKFGENVVQVFDDMVSRSVPFYGEIQRMLTELVADFAQPNQAVYDLGCSTGTTLLNLDPVVDPSVRFVGIDESPEMLNKCRNNFEQAGLTRNFDLVSADLNQGITLESASVAIMCLTLQFVRPLYRERLIQDIYRQLNNDGCLIIVEKVLGEDSLFNRLFIKYYYDMKRRHNYSEMEISQKREALENVLIPYKLKENQALLEATGFRYQEVFFKWYNFCGIIAMK
- a CDS encoding DUF6807 family protein — protein: MFLTPVLQCLSLVLVSGIFGISTTAPRPSVDIYVDAGVYNRFNTPVSVTLESVAISLSGDNFQLVEMVEGEEKPVAAQWEGGYTPRLHWILKGETRAGTTRHFILKPSSDTPKNRPPEVVAEDNGQALQLKINDQDVLSYHYGLTPVPEGVSERYRRGGYIHPLRSPNGGVLTRIQPPDHYHHYGVWNPWTTTEFDGKELDFWNLYKGQGTVRVKDIPLVVEGEVFGKLTATHEHVVLDTLNAQNSQVALNEGWEVRAWNTQSDGFLVDFISTLNPATAYPFTIKEYRYQGFGFRANEQWNDESATLITSGGLNKSDGNGTRARWCYVEGPTDAGPAGVLFMTYPTNFNYPEKIRVWPTGANDGKENVFFNFNPAMDRDWTLQPGQEYSLKYRMLTYDGKMDAATAERHWQDFAHPPQVEMSSQPSLEGKKLLLYTKNGKGYVHENIPYSIEAIQKLADEHKFEVIASEDPAQFTTENLQQYDALIFSNTNNDVFDTPKQEQAFKQYMQSGGRFVAIHSTCGSERDWPWFWRNLGGKFVRHAPIQDFNVKVVDKTHPSTYFLPEIWSIKEDECYYLNQLNPNIHVLVASDLTTVEDGKKSEYPGEIFGDTFPTTWCHTTDGGRQWYTSLGHRPEHYSDPIFMKHILGGIRWVLSDEAP
- a CDS encoding putative oxidoreductase C-terminal domain-containing protein, producing MNQSIRAVTFMLILSACGGTNQDQADATEEQSIANQFTGADDEVKLMTVDPGHFHAALVQKFMYDQVDSVVQVYAPEGKDLQLHLQRIEGFNTRSDEPTAWTQEVYTGPDFFSAMIQEQPGNVVVLSGNNAKKTEYIQQSVEAGLNVLADKPMVIHPSEFPKLKSALATAQEQDVLLYDIMTERYEITTMLQKALSQKAEVFGELEMGAPDNPAISKESIHHFSKEVAGSPLIRPAWFFDTEQQGEGIVDVSTHLVDLILWECFPEEGIDTTEVAVVSARRWATELTPAQFEKVTGMAEFPDYLQKDVQNSVLNTYANGEFVFTARGVHGKVAAIWNFEAPEGAKDTHYSIMRGTKANLVIRQDAPQNYQPALYVEPIGETAGFEEKLKAALNELSGEYPGLNMRTSESGWEVLIPEEYKVGHEAHFAQVTEKYLEYLVAGEIPDWEVANMLTKYYLTMQAYEMSRNN
- a CDS encoding TRAP transporter large permease, translating into MEATEVLILVFSFVIFIAIGVPIAYCIGIAGVITMLLSIDYLPAVTTFAQRMATGLNSFTLLAIPLFILAGQLMNTGGIASRLIEFAKVLVGRLPGGLAVVNVLANMLFGAISGSAGAAASAIGTIMHPRMKKEGYDENFSAAVNITSATTGLVIPPSNILIIYSLASGGVSIAALFLAGYLPGVLTGLALIGFATAYAYRHNYPTGEKVPLREGIQKFLAALPSLLLLVIILGGIVAGIFTATEASGVAVLYCLALAFIYREIKVSDLPDILIRTTLTTCIVLLMVAASIGLSWVMAYEEIPQNVSAALLTLSDSPFLILLIINMILLFVGIFMDMTPAVLIFTPIFLPIVTQQLGIDPVHFGIILIVNLCVGLCTPPVGTVLFIGCSVANIKIQSVVKPLLPFFVAMVVVLLLVTYIPEISLWLPRQFGF